GCCCAGGGGGTTGGCACACCGGTCTGCGACGCCAATTTGATATCCATCGCCACAAAATCGAGCCAGGGCAACAGTTCGGCCAGCGCCTGCGGCAAGGTACCGTTGGTTTCGAGCTGCACCGGCAGCAGTCCCCGCAGCTGCGGCAACCAGTCGCGCAGCAACGCCCCATGCAGCAACGGCTCGCCACCGGTCAGCGCCAGGCTGTGATGGGCACCGGGAGCCTGCTGCAGCCAGTCACGGATCTGGCCCAGTACCATCGGCAGTGCCACCGGATTGGGCCAGAGAACAAACTGGCCACTGCCCGGCTGCTGTTCCACCCGACAATGCGCCGACGGCGCAAAATCGGTATCACAGTACGCACAACACAGATTGCAGCCAGCAAGGCGCAGGAAGATCTGGCGACAACCGATCAGCAGGCCCTCGCCCTGCACGGACGAAAAAAGTTCCAGCACTGGCGCCCCAGCGCCGGTTTCAGGTAAGGCTGTAGCTGGCACAGGCCTGATCCGATTCCCACACGGTAACCACCTCAACAGCAACATTGGCGCTATTAAGACAGGCGGATAACTGACCAAACAGGTAGCAGGCAATATTCTCCGACGAAGGACTCAGCTGGTTGAAGGGTTCCAATTCATTGAGATACTTGTGATCAAGCTGCGCCAGCACCTCCTTGGTGCGGGCCTTGAGAATCTTAAAATCGATTCCCAACCCGGCCTGATCGAGTTCCTGAGCACAGACCGTCACCTCGACCTTCCAGTTATGGCCATGCAGGTGTTCGCAATCGCCCTCGTAATGCATCAGGTTGTGAGCAGCAGCAAAATGGGTAAATATCTTCAGACGATACATCAGCTTTTCCTTTATAAACAAACGAAATCAGGGCTCTTCTTCCTCTTCTTCAATCGGGCTTGCGGCGGCCCCGGCAATGCGATAGTCGCCCGCCGCCCAGTTCCCTAGATCCAGCAGACGACAGCGCTCGCTGCAAAAGGGGCGCCACGGGTTATCCTGCCACAGACAGGATATGCCACAGATTGGACAACGAACCTTCAAAACGTTATTCTCCTTAGAAACTCGCCGGTCTGACCGGCTTCTCAGCCACAGGAGTTCATCCGCCATGCTCAACCCCCAGCTGCTCGATCCACAACTCTACCAAATCGATAGTCTGACCGATGAAATTCGTGCTGACCAGAACTGTGCCACCCTGCTGCGGCAGATTCATCAGCAGCTATTGCAACAGGGCGAGTCTCCACTGCAGGCCGGACTGCTGGCACGCGGCGCCGATTATTTTCTGCGCGACTTCCTCATCGGCCATCGACGGCAGAACATCCTCTGCCCACCCGCCGAGGCTGTCTGGCAGTTCGGCGGCCACTGGTATATCATCCAGAACCTGGAACCCGATCTCGATATCCTGATGGACATTCTGTCCGGCGTAGCCACGTTTTACCGCCTGTTACACGAACAGTTCCCTCTGCCACCCGCCACGTTGGAACGGCTACTGCAGGACTGCCACCAGCGGGACATTTATGCCTGTCGGCTCGAACAATTCTGGGGGCTGGCACCTGACGGCTACGACAAATGGCGGCAGGACTGCCCGCTGCCGCCCCTCAATTGACGGATCGCCAAGGTGTCCCCCTTAACATCGAGCCGCCGCTGCCCGGCGATACAGGCGACCAGCCTGGCCATCCTGATCTCCGGTCTGCTGGCGCTGGTCAAGGGCGCCATCGGCCTGACCAGCGGTTCACTGGCCCTGCTGTCATCGGCGATAGACTCCTGTCTCGATCTGTTGCTGTCGTTATGTAACTACCTGGCCCTGCGTCAATCCCGCAAACCGGCCGACGCCCGCCATCCCTACGGTCATGGCAAATTCGAAACCCTGGCCACCTTTGGCCAGAGTCTGGTAATCGGCGCCACCGGTCTGGCCATCATGACCGAGGCCGGAAAACGCCTGTACCAGCCACCGATGATGCTCGACAACCAGTGGCTCAACATCGGACTGGCCGTTCTGACGTTAAACCTGGTAGCCGCAGCCCTGCTCAGCCGACACCTTCGCCGCGTTGGTCACCAACTGGAATCCTCCGCCCTGCAAGCCGACGCCCTGCATTACGCTACCGATGTCTACAGCAATCTGGCCCTGCTGATCGGCCTGAGCTGCGCCCAACTGTTTGATCTGGCCTGGATGGACCCGCTGCTGTCCCTGCTGGTGGGTGGCTATATCCTTCGAGCGGCCTGGCCGCTACTGCGCGGCTGCCTCGACGAATTTCTCGATGTACGCCTGCCGGAGGATCAACTGCAGCAGGTACGGCGCTGCATTGAAGGATTCCGGCCGCGCATCACCGGCTATCATCACCTGCGCAGCCGGCGCACCGGGCGCCGCAAGATGATCGATTTCCACCTCAATGTCTGTCGCTTCAAGACCATTCAGGAGGCCCACGATCTGGCCGACCAGATTGAACGGGCCATTCAGCGACAGCTGCCCATGGCTGATGTCACCATCCATGTCGAACCAACTGACTGCGCCCAGTGCGGCCAGTGCGCTGATTGCCAGCTGACCTGTGAGCGGCGCTCAAGAACCGGGACGGGAGGCTGCGTGGCCCGCGACTGGTGATCGTCCCAGGGTCTGCGCAGCCAGGGCTAACGTCCCAGCATAATGCCGAGTTTTTCTGCCGCCCGCACCATATCCCCATCAGGATCAACCAGATTGAGCTGCCCGACCGCCTCGGCGATAGGCGTGGCCAGCACCTCACGACCGCGCAGCGCCACCATTTGGCCGTAGCGTCCTTCAGCGATCAGGTCGACCGCCTTGACACCAAAGCGGGTACCGAGAATGCGATCAAAAGGCGTCGGCGAGCCGCCGCGTTGGACATGGCCCAACACCACGGTGCGGACCTCCATATCGAGACAATGGGTCAGTTGATCGGCCACGGCATGGGCGATACCGCCAAGGCGCGGCACGCCACAACAGCTCTGGTCGGCACTGACCTGCAGAACCTGCTGACCATCACGCGCAAAGGCGCCTTCGGCCACCACCACGATGGAAAAACGGCTGCCGCCTGCCCGCCGGCGTTGGATGGCGGCACAGATCTTCTCGATATCGTAGGGGATCTCCGGCAGCAAAATCACGTCGGCGCCACCCGCCAAGCCTGATTCCAGCGCAATCCAGCCGGCATCGCGCCCCATCACCTCCACCACCATCACCCGCTGATGGCTCTCAGCCGTGGTATGCAGGCGATCAAGCGCCTCCGTCACCACACTGACTGCCGTGTTATAACCAAAGGTCACATCGGTAGCCCGCAGATCGTTATCAATGGTCTTGGGCACACCAACCACCTGCAATCCGAGTTCGTGCAGACGCTGGGCAATCTTGAGGGTGCCGTCACCGCCCACCGCCACCAGCGCCTCGGCACCCAGGGCACGAAAATTGTCCACCACCTGCTGCGACACATCGCGAAACACCGTCTGGCCATTTTCCTGCACCGGATAACTCAGCGGATTGCCACGATTACTGGTACCGAGTAAGGTTCCTCCCAGCTGCAGGACACCACGGACAGCTGCCAGATCAAGCTCGCGCACCCGCGGTCCATTGAGCAGGCCGTCAAAACCATCCTCGATGCCCAGCACCCGGAAACCATAGGTCTTGATCGCTGAACGAACCACGCCGCGAATCACCGCGTTAAGCCCAGGGCAATCGCCGCCACCGGTCAGAATGGCAATGGTTTTGGCCATGAAACCCTCCTTCGTCTAAGACCGGCTCAGCGGCCGGTTCCGTTATCCCCTGTCTGGGTGGCGATAGCCAGATCGGTCAGTCCCGCCTGGCGGGCTGCATCCATGATAGCCACCACCTGACCATGACGCGCCTGACGATCCGCCAGTAAAACAATCGCCGGGCGCGGCTGCTGACGCCCGAAATGGCGCAGTCGTTCCAGCAATTCAGCCTGCGACAACGCCACATCATCCAGTCGAAGCTGCCCCCTGTCGGTCAGATAAATCCGCACCTCGCGCGGCGCGGCAACAGAGGCGGTGTCCGAAGCCTGCGGCAGGTTGATGCCAATGCTGCCACGATCGAGGAAGGTCGTCGACACCATGAAAAAGATCAGCAGCAGGAACACCACATCGACCATCGAGGTCAGTTCGATGCGAATTTCCTCCCGCCGTTTTTTACGTCCGAATGCCATGCCCCGGATTCCGTCAGGCCGGCTCGGACAAATCGTCCGCCAGACGATCCACCAGCCGCAAGGAGTAATCCTCAAAATCGGCGGCAATACGATCCGCCCGGCTGGTCAGATACTTGTGCAGCAATATCACCGGAATCGCCACACTCAACCCGGTAGCTGTGGTGATCAGCGCTTCGGAAATGCCGCCACCCAGGGTTTCCGGGGTACCAACACCCTTGAGCGATAACTCGGTGAAGGCGCGGATCATGCCCAGAACGGTTCCCAGCAGACCCAGCAACGGGCTGATGGCGGCAATGGTTCCCAGCAGACCGAGATAACGTTCCAGTTCGGCCATGCGGCGCGACCCCACCTCTTCAACCAGCGTCTTAAGCCGTTCACGGCTGCGACCGGCTGCCTGCAAGGCCACCAGAAAGATATCGGACAGCAGAAACGGCCGTCCGGCGCAAAGGGCCCGCGCTTCGGTCAGATGCCGTTCCAGCACCATACGATCGACCTCGGCATACAGGCGGCGGCCACGCCGTTGCAACAGGACATAAGTCAGCAACCGTTCAAAAAATATGGCCAGGGCCAGCACCGAACATAACAGGATCGGGTACATCAGGGGGCCGCCCTTATGAAACAGTTCCAACATTCGTGGCAATCCTTATCTCAGGCCGGACGATCAGCGTTGTGAGCTCCAGCCGATGGCCTGTCGTCGTCAACAGGCGGCTCATCGACCGGTCCAGCCGGCAGTTCAATGACTGGTGCCGAGCGGGAGGGTTCCTCATCCGGCAGAAACTCGGCATCCGCTACCGGGTTCTGCTCATCAGCGGCCGGCGACAGGGCCTCAGCAGCTGGGCGAACCTCCGGGACCGGCCGCTGCGCCTCAGCGACCGGTGCAGCGGCTGCCTTTACTGTCGACGCTGGCGGAGCACTCGGCTGCGATTGCGGAGGGCTGCCGGCAGATTCCTTCTTCGGGGCAGTCCCGGCCTGACGCAGCTGCCGTTTGAGCTGGAGGATCTTCAGGCTGCTGGCGAAGGAAGCCGCGATCATGCCGAGAATAAAGGTACTGACCAGCAGCAGAAACAGCGGAATCTCCGGCGTCAGATAGGTATGGAACTTCACCGTCACCGGCAGCGGGTTATCCAGACTGAATTTGAAGACCAATGCCAATCCCACCAGGGCCAGCAGCATTTTGACGAATTTCATCATCCCCCTCCGATCGCGCTAAGGCTTGCATAAAAAGGCTGACGCCCGCCACAGGCGCAGCCCGAGAACGTTAGACGATTTGCTGGCAGGCGTCAATGTCGATCACCTCGGCCCGGACGTCCTGATCCCCCAGATACAGCAGGGCAGCGCTGCGACGCATGGCACCGCGGCCAGCCGTCAGACTGCCGGGATTGAGCAGCAGCAACGATCCGATGCGACGACAGAGCGGCACATGGCTGTGACCAAATACCAGCACATCGATGGTCTGATCGGCAAAGACCTGCAACACCCGCTGCTCCAGCCCGGCGGGCGGGCCCCAGCCATGGACCAGGCCAATACGCCAGCGACCGAAGCGCAGAAGACGGCGGGTTGGCAGGTCGGAGCCAGAATCGCAGTTTCCGGCGACAGCATACAGTGGCAACGGCGCGAACAGCAGCGCCGCATCGGGAGTCACCAGGTCGCCGGCATGAAGCACCGCGTCTGCCGTGGCAAAAGGGCCGGTCAACAGATTCCCGACCAGTTCCCGTCCGTCTGCCACGGTGCGCCAGTGGCTGTCCGATACCACCGCCAGTTTCATCACCACCTCGGACACACATGACCGCTCCAAAGAACAAAAGCGCCGCGGACGGCGCTTTCGGGAACGGCAGTAAAAATCATCAGGTCAGACTGTTTTCCATGCGAATCAGCAGACTCTGGCCCTCGACCACCGGCAGGGCATCGATGCGTTCCAGCGCCTGACGGATATTCCGTTCGCAGGCATCATGGGTAACCATGACAATAGGAACAAAACCTCCCACCTTGCGCTCGGACTGAATCATTGAGCTGATGCTGATGCCGCAATCTCCCAGCACACCGGAGATCTGGGCCAGCACACCCGGCACGTCCTTTACCAGAAACCGCAGATAATACTGGCTGACCACCTCGTCCATCGGCCGGACAGGCAACCGCGCCATGCTCAGCGGCGGATAACCCAGCGCCGCCGCGCGGCCCTGGCGGGCCAGGCTCATGACATCACCCATCACGGCACTGGCAGTGGCCTCCATGCCGGCCCCGCGGCCTATCAGCATCACCGGTCCGACAAAATCACCCATCAGCCGTACGCCGTTGAACACGCCACGCACATCGGCCAGCGGATAATGCTGCGGAATCATGGTCGGATGCACACGGGCTTCGATCACGCCATCCTCGCATTTACCAATAGCCAGCAACTTGATCTGGTAACCAAACTGGCGGGCGAACTGAATATCGAGGGCGCTGATGCGGGTAATACCCTCGGTATAGATCCGGTTAAAATCGATCCAGGTACCGAAGCACATGGAAATCAGGATGGCCAGTTTATGGGCAGTATCAATGCCCTCGATATCGAAGGTCGGATCGGCCTCAGCATAGCCAAGCCGCTGGGCATCCTGCAGCACCAGAGCAAAATCCTCGTTTTCCTCGGTCATGCGGGTGAGGATGTAATTGCAGGTTCCGTTGAGGATGCCGAACACACCACTGAAACGATTGGCTCCGAGGTTCTCGCGAATGGCGGACAGCACCGGGATACCACCGGCCACCGCCGCTTCAAACAGCAGCCGCACACCGTTTTCCTCCGCCGCCTTGAACAGTTCCTCACCGTAAAGGGCCAGCAGGGCCTTGTTGGCCGTCACCACATGCTTACCATTGTTCAGGGCAGTCAGCACAAAGGTGCGGGCCGGCTCGTAGCCGCCGATCAATTCGATGACCACATCGATTTGCGGATCGTTGAGAATACTCTGGGCGTCGGTGGTGAGACGGGCCGTCGTCGCCACACCGCGATCAGTCGTCACATCCAGATCGGCGATGGCCACCAATTCCAGAGCCATCCCCAGCCGCTGCCGCATCAGATCGGCATTGGTGTGAAATACCTTGGCCACACCGGTACCGATGGTGCCAAATCCCAGCAATCCTGCCTTTAACGTCTCCATGGGACTCCTTGTCGATGAAAGAGTAGCGAGGGCAACAGCTCTAGGGCTTCGGCCGTGTGTCGCCATGCTGGCGGGCAATCCGGTCGAGAACGCCGTTGAGAAAAGCCGGGGTATCGCTGGTACCATAGCGCTTGGCGATTTCAATGGCCTCATTGATCACCACCCGCGCCGGCGTCTGCGGCATATACAGCAACTCGAAGGTGGCCAGCCGCATCAACGACAGATCAAGCCGCGCCATACGCTCCAGCGACCAGTTACGCGACACCTGCATCAACAGCTGGTCAATCTCCTCCAGCTTGTCGTACACGCCGCGCACCAGCTCTTCGGCAAACTGCTTCACCGACAGCGCAAGCCCGACCGACGCAGCTTCGTCGGCCTCGCCCAACACATCATCGCGAAAACGGAAGCTGGCCCAGAAATCGGCCAACACCGCCTCCAGCGGCTGATCATGATCGTAGAGACTGTAAAGAATTTTAAGCGCGTACTCACGGCCCGCGCGGCGTGTCCCCTGTGCCATGTTAACCCAGCTGCTTCAACAGGTTGATCATTTCGATCAGCGTCATCGCCGCCTCGGCACCCTTGTTGCCGGCCTTGCTGCCGGCGCGTTCGATAGCCTGCTCAATGGTATCGGTCGTCAACACACCGAAAGCCACCGGCACACCGGTCGCCAGGCTGACCGATGCGATGCCCTTGGACACCTCGGCGCTGACATAATCGAAATGGGGCGTCGCACCGCGGATCACCGCACCCAGACAGATCACCCCATCATAACGGCCACTGGCCGCCAGACGCTGGGCCACCAGCGGGATTTCGAAGGCCCCCGGCACCCGCACGATACTGATCTGGTCATCGCTGGCGCCGTGGCGCTGCAGGCAGTCCAGAGCTCCTTCCACCAGTCGTTCACAAATAAAACTGTTGAAGCGACTTACCACCAGTGCGACCCGCTGGCCGCCAGCATCAAGTTGACCTGCGATCTGATGTGCCATGAATAATCTCTCCTTGGCTGCCGGAGGCGACAACCCAATTAAATTCCAGAAGATGTGAGCCGGGGGAAAGCTATCTGCTCATCTTGCAGGGGCTGAAAAAAGCCCTTCCTGCAGTCGTTACCGTATCCTGCTACAGGTGTTCGAGCAGATGTCCGAGCTTGTCCTTCTTGGTCTGCAGATAGCGTTTATTGACGCGATTGGCCGGCATTTCAATAGGCACCCGTTCGATCACCTCCAGACCATAACCCTGCAGGCCAACCATTTTCTTGGGGTTATTGGTCATCAGGCGAATCTGCCGCACCCCGAGATCCGCCAGAATTTGCGCACCGATGCCGTAATCGCGCATGTCGGGCTTGAACCCCAGCGCCTCATTGGCCTCAACCGTATCGTGACCGCAATCCTGCAGGGCGTAGGCCTTGAGCTTGTTGACCAGGCCGATTCCCCGTCCTTCCTGGCGCATGTAGATGATGACGCCGGAGCCGGCCTCGTCGATCTGGGCCATGGCCGCCTGCAACTGCTGGCCGCAGTCGCAGCGCTGTGAGCCGAACACATCGCCGGTCAAACATTCGGAATGCACCCGAACCAGCGTCGGCTGCTGCGGATCGATGGTGCCCTTGATCAACGCCACATGGTGGGCGTTATCAACGTCGTTTTCATAGACGATGGCCTTGAACTCACCGCCATACCAGGTGGGCAGCACCGTTTCGGCGCCACGCCGCACCAGCAATTCCTTGCGCATACGGTAGGCAATCAGGTCAGCAATCGAGATAATCTTCAGATCATGCTGCTCGGCGAACACCCGCAACTGCGGCATCCGGGCCATGGTGCCGTCATCGTTCATGATCTCACAGATCACCGCCGCCGGTTTGAGACCCGCCAGCCGTGCCAGATCGACAGAGCCCTCCGTCTGGCCGGTACGCACCAGCACTCCGCCCTTGCGCGCCCGCAACGGAAACACATGACCAGGCCGCGCCAAATCGCGCGGGCCGCTGGCGTCGTCGATAGCCACGCGGATGGTGTGGGCCCGGTCGGCCGCCGAGATGCCGGTAGTGACGCCCCGACGGGCCTCAATGGACACGGTGAAGGCGGTGCCGAAGGATGAGCTGTTGTCGGACACCATCAGGGGCAGTTCCAATTCGTCGGCCCGTTCTTCGGTCAGGGTCAGGCAGATCAGGCCGCGCCCTTCACGGGCCATGAAGTTGATGGCTTCCGGGGTCACCATCTCGGCCGCCATGGTCAGATCGCCCTCGTTTTCGCGATCCTCATCGTCGACCAGAATCACCATCCGGCCCTGACGCAGATCCTCCAGCGCCGCTTCAATTTTTGCGATAGGCACTTGCCCTCTCCTTTCCAGCTGTACGTGAAGATACGCGGCGGCCGCTCTCAGGCAAAGCCGTTGCTTATCAGCGTCTCCAGACTCAGGCCAGCAGGCGGCGCAGTCGCACCACAGGCCGGCTGAAGCAGTTTTTCGACATAGCGGGCCAACAGATCCGTTTCAATGTTGACCCGGGCGCCGACAGCATAGTGCTGCAGGCTGGTTTGTGCAAGACTGTGTGGAATCAGCGCCACACCAAAACCTGCCGCATCAACACTGTTGACCGTCAGGCTGACGCCATCAATGGCGATGGAACCCTTTTCAACCACATAACGCAAGGCAGCAGGGTCAAGAGCGAACAGGAAGCGTTCGGCGTTGCCATCACGAAAGCGGCGTTGCAGCACAGCGCAAGCATCGATATGACCGCTGACCAGGTGGCCGCCAAGCCGATCGGTCAGTCGCAGGGCCCGCTCCAGATTGACCGGGCTACCCGGCTGAAGGGCGCCAAGATTACTGCTTTGCAGGGTTTCCGGCGACACATCGGCAGCAAAGCCCCCGGCCAACCGCTCCACCACAGTCAGGCAGACACCGTTGACAGCAATGCTGTCTCCCAGGGCGATTTCTGCCAGCGGCAGGCGGCAATCCAGGACAATGCGGCAGGCACCGCCCCGTCGCACCAGTTGCCGCAGTCGCCCCACATCCTCGATCAGTCCGGTGAACACGCCAGCTCTCCTTCCAGCAGCAGATCATCGCCAAAGCGGCGCAGGCGGATATCCCGTACCGGCAAGGCGTCAGCCAGATCGAGCGGCCCCGGGCCATCGAACAGACCCTTGCCATCTCCACCGCCGAGCAACTTGGCTCCCAAATAGAGCATCAACCGGTCGATCAGACGCTGCTGCAAAAAAGCCTGATTCACCCGCGCGCCGCCTTCCACCAGCAAACTGAGCAGACCGCGGCGGCCCAGTTCGTCGAGCAGGGCCGGCAGAGACACACCGCCGGAGGCGTCCGCCGGCAATTCCAGCAGTTCGACTCCCGACCGGCCGGCCAGCGCGGCACGCCGAGCCGGACAGGCCAGCGCCGTGGTGGCAATCAGGGTCGGGGCCGGCGAATCCAGCGACAACAGCGCTGCCGAATCCGGTATGCGCAAGCGGCTGTCCAGCACCAGTCGCAGCGGATCGCGGCCGGCGGGGGCGCGACAGGTCAGGCGCGGATCATCGCGCAAAACAGTCCCGACACCGACAAGAATAGCATCCACGCGATCGCGCAGGCGGTGAACCTGTTCGCGACAGGCAGCGTTGGTAATCCACTGGGAAGCACCACTGGCTGTGGCGGTACGGCCATCGAGGGTCGCAGCAGTCTTAAGAATCACCAAGGGCCGACCACTGCGCTGATGCTTGGCAAACGCGGCGATCAGGCGGCGGGCCTGGGCTTCGAGGATACCACACTGCACCTGCAGCCCGGCCTGACGCAACCAAGCCAGACCACGACCGTTGACCTGCGGATTGGGATCGGCACAACCGACGAAAACCCGCCGTACGCCGGCAGCAATGATGGCGGCACAGCAGGGGCCGGTGCGCCCCTGATGGGAACAGGGTTCCAGCGTTACATACAAATCGGCGCCACGCGCCAGTTCACCCGCCTGCCGCAGAGCGAAGATCTCGGCGTGTGGCTCCCCGGCCCGTGGATGAAAGCCCTCACCGATCAGCTGGCCGTCCCGCACCAGCAGCGCTCCTACCGGCGGGTTGGGTGCCGTGCGCCCCTCGCCCCGACGAGCCAGCTGCAGCGCCCGCGCCATCCAGCGCCGCGGGCTGTCTGTCATCTCGGTCATGGACAGCGTTCCCGCTGCTTCTG
This genomic interval from Desulfuromonas thiophila contains the following:
- the ribD gene encoding bifunctional diaminohydroxyphosphoribosylaminopyrimidine deaminase/5-amino-6-(5-phosphoribosylamino)uracil reductase RibD; this encodes MTDSPRRWMARALQLARRGEGRTAPNPPVGALLVRDGQLIGEGFHPRAGEPHAEIFALRQAGELARGADLYVTLEPCSHQGRTGPCCAAIIAAGVRRVFVGCADPNPQVNGRGLAWLRQAGLQVQCGILEAQARRLIAAFAKHQRSGRPLVILKTAATLDGRTATASGASQWITNAACREQVHRLRDRVDAILVGVGTVLRDDPRLTCRAPAGRDPLRLVLDSRLRIPDSAALLSLDSPAPTLIATTALACPARRAALAGRSGVELLELPADASGGVSLPALLDELGRRGLLSLLVEGGARVNQAFLQQRLIDRLMLYLGAKLLGGGDGKGLFDGPGPLDLADALPVRDIRLRRFGDDLLLEGELACSPD